TCATGCGCGTACGCGGGCGCTCGAACTGCAGGTTTTCCGAAAACATCACCCGGTAGTCGTCGCAGAACGGTGGCTCGGCACAGCGCAGGTCGATGGCCAGAATCGGAATACGCCGCCCGGCCAGCCAGCAGGCCACACCATGCACGATCATCCAGAAGGTGAAATAGGTAAACGCGCGACGCGGTTCGTCACGCGGCTCGTTGATGACGATCTCGGCCAAACCTTCCTGGCGCACCAGGGCCGGTTGCAAGTCTTCGAGCATCAGTGCCAGAAACGTCAACGCGGTTTCCAGGCCCGTGCCCAAGCTTGGCTGGCCCATGCTTGCCCGGCACATGAACGCCAGGCTGCCGCTGCGCAGGCCGCGCGGGTCCATGGCGAAGAACTCGTCGTTGCAGCGCCGCGCCAGCAAACGCCAGAGCCGGGCATAGGACTCGGCGCTCACACGTGCAGCAGGCAGGTGCAACTGGTCGGCGGCAATGCCAGCGCGCGCCAGCAAGCCGTTATCGGGCTCACCGGCAGGGCACGTCTGCAACAGCGCTTCGCGCACCAGCTGCATGGAAATGGTGTCTTTTTCGCTCATCAACGGTCCTGTCGGCTTGGTGTCGGCCATCATAGGTCGCCCTGTTCAAAACAGCCATCACAGCCCCGCCGCCAGGCTCAGGAATGCCTGGATCAACCGCAGTTCGCGACGGCGCTCCAGGCAGCCGATCATGTGCTGGTTGACCAGGCCAGCGCCAGCCAGTGGCCGTGCGACCACCCTGGGGTCATTGGCAACTTCAGTGGACGAAACAACGCCAATGCCCAGCTCCGAGGCTACCGCTTCAGTCACCGCCTCACGGCTGTCCAGCTCCAACAACACCCGGGGTTGCACGCCCGCCGTGGCACAGGCCGTGTCAAACGTACGCCGGGTGGTGGAACTCGGCTCACGCAGCACCATGATGTGCTGGTGCAACTCGGCCAGCGGCAAGTCGCCTTCACCACTGGCCCAGGCATGCCCCGCCGGCAGTAATGCGCATAAACGCGACTCGCAGAGGTTTTGCAAATGCAGGCCCTTGCGCGGTTCGATCTCGGTCAGTACAGCCACATCGGCATGTTCGCTGAGCAGCGCAGCCAAGGTTTCCTGGGCATTGCCCAAACGCAAGTTGACGGTAATGCCCGGGTAGCGCTCGCGTAACTGGGCGAGCATCGGCATGACCCGGTGCGGGCCGTCGGCGGCCACCTCCAGGCGCCCGGTCAGCAACTGCCGGTTGGCCTCAAGCATCGCCTGGGCTTCTTCGGCCAGGCCGAACATCGCCCGGGTAATAGCTGCCAGGCGGGTGCCCTCCTCGGTCAGCTCGACCCGCCGTGCGGTGCGCCGCAGCAAGGTGATCTGGTAGTGCTCCTCCAGCGCCTTCACGTGCCCGGTCACTGCGGGCTGGCTGATGAACAGGCGCTCGGCCGCCCGCGTGAAGCTGCCCTCACGGGCGACAGCATCGAAAGCACGTAACTGGAACAGGTTCATATGTATCGGCCTGACTTATAGCTCAGATAACAACAAACAATTTGATTGATGAAAGCGCCAATTGCAACCTAGGCCCCGTAGTTTCACTCCACCGCTTGTGAGGAACCACGGAATGAGCAACGCGCCTATCCTGCTGACCCCCGGCCCCCTGACCACATCAATCCGCACCCGCCAAGCCATGCTGGTGGACTGGGGCTCCTGGGACCGCGATTTCAACCAACTCACTGCCAGCGTTTGCGAACAACTGCTGGCCATCCTCGACGCCAGCGCCAGCCACCACTGCGTGCCCCTGCAAGGCAGCGGCACCTTCGCCGTGGAAGCGGCCATCGGCACCTTGGTACCGCGTGACGGCAAGGTGCTGGTGCTGATCAACGGCGCCTATGGCCAACGACTGGCGAAAATCTGCAAGGTGCTGGGCCGCACCTACAGCACCTTTGAAACCGCCGAGGACCAGCCGACCACCGCCGCCGACGTGGACCGGCTGCTGGCGGCCGACCCTGCCGTCACCCACGTGGCGCTGATCCACTGCGAAACCAGTACGGGCATCCTCAACCCGCTGCCTGAGATCGCCCAGGTGATCAAGCGCCATGGCAAGCGCCTGATCATCGATGCCATGAGCTCGTTCGGCGCACTGCCGATCGACGCCCGCGAGGTGCCCTTCGAGGCGCTGATCGCCGCCTCCGGCAAATGCCTGGAAGGCGTCCCCGGCATGGGCTTCGTCTTCGCCGAAAAAACCGCGCTGGCCGCCGCCGAAGGCAACGCCCATTCGTTGGCCATGGACCTGCACGACCAGCACGCCTACATGGCCAAGACCGGCCAATGGCGCTTCACCCCGCCCACCCACGTGGTCGCGGCGCTGCACGAAGCACTGCAGCAGTACAACGAGGAAGGTGGCCTGCCTGCCCGCCACCAGCGCTATGCCGACAACTGCAAGACCCTGCTAGATGGCATGGCCGCCATCGGCCTGCGCAGCTTCCTGCCCGCCGAAATCCAGGCGCCGATCATCGTCACCTTCCATGCCCCGGACGATGCCCGCTACCAGTTCAAGGACTTCTACGAACGGGTCAAGGCCAAGGGTTTCATCCTCTACCCAGGCAAGCTGACCCAGGTCGAGACTTTCCGCGTCGGCTGCATCGGTGTGGTCGGGCCAGACGGCATGCAGGCCGCTGTGAATGCCGTGGCCGACGTGCTGCGGGAAATGGAAGTGCTGGACATCTGACCCTTTGCCCACCCGACTTCAGGAAATAGCGCACATGAACTACAGCAACCCTACCCAGCTGCAAGCCGCCATCCTTGACTGGGCCGGCACCGTGGTCGACTTCGGCTCGTTCGCCCCGACGCAGATCTTCGTCGAGGCCTTCGCCGAGTTCGACGTCCAGGTTTCCATCGAAGAAGCCCGCGGCCCGATGGGCATGGGCAAGTGGGACCACATCCGCACCCTGTGCGACGTGCCGGAAATCGCCGAGCGCTACCGCAAGGTGTTCGGCCGCACCCCGACCGACGATGACGTCACCGCCCTCTACAACCGCTTCATGCCCCTGCAGATCGAGAAGATCGCTGTGCATTCGGCGCTGATCCCTGGCGCCCTGGACACCCTCACCGGCCTGCGCCAGGGCGGCCTGAAGATTGGTTCGTGCTCGGGCTACCCGAAGGTGGTGATGGACAAGGTGGTGGAACTGGCAGCGCAAAACGGCTATGTCGCCGACCATGTGGTGGCCACCGACGAAACCCCGAATGGCCGCCCGTGGCCGGCCCAGGCCTTGGCCAACGTCATTGCCCTGGGCATCGATGACGTGGCCGCCTGCGTGAAGGTCGACGACACCGTACCGGGCATCCTCGAAGGCCGCCGCGCGGGCATGTGGACCGTTGCCCTGGTGTGTTCCGGCAATGCCCTGGGGCTGACCTGGGAAGGTTACCGGGCGCTCAGTGCCGAGAAGCTGGAGAGCGAGCGCAAGCGCATTCATACGCTGTTCGCCAGCTCACGCCCGCATTACCTGATCGACACCATCAACGAATTGCCCGAGGTGATTGCCGACATCAACCGGCGCCTGGCCAAGGGCGAGATGCCGCAAGCCTGCTGACCGTCGCGTTTGTTTCCGGGGGCTGCCTTGCAGCCCCATCGTCGCTATATGCCCTGCGCAAAGCTCATCTGGGTTGCTTTTCAGCGCCCTTCTGTACATTGAGTTGTGCCTGCGAAACTCAATAATCGGCCCACCCCTTTCCTGACGGTTCCACCTCCAAGGAAACACCGATGAGCACGCATACCCGCAACAAACGACTGACGGT
The sequence above is drawn from the Pseudomonas putida genome and encodes:
- a CDS encoding AraC family transcriptional regulator; translation: MSEKDTISMQLVREALLQTCPAGEPDNGLLARAGIAADQLHLPAARVSAESYARLWRLLARRCNDEFFAMDPRGLRSGSLAFMCRASMGQPSLGTGLETALTFLALMLEDLQPALVRQEGLAEIVINEPRDEPRRAFTYFTFWMIVHGVACWLAGRRIPILAIDLRCAEPPFCDDYRVMFSENLQFERPRTRMIIAAECLELPLRRSEEELQRFLAEAPGNILVKYRDPASLGRRIRTDLMQLAPGHWPDADNLARQLCLSPSTLRRRLAEEGQNYQGLKDSVRRELAITWLSQHEAAMGEIAERLGFADSSSFYKAFRKWFGCNPGHYRALIQSRGSGH
- a CDS encoding LysR substrate-binding domain-containing protein is translated as MNLFQLRAFDAVAREGSFTRAAERLFISQPAVTGHVKALEEHYQITLLRRTARRVELTEEGTRLAAITRAMFGLAEEAQAMLEANRQLLTGRLEVAADGPHRVMPMLAQLRERYPGITVNLRLGNAQETLAALLSEHADVAVLTEIEPRKGLHLQNLCESRLCALLPAGHAWASGEGDLPLAELHQHIMVLREPSSTTRRTFDTACATAGVQPRVLLELDSREAVTEAVASELGIGVVSSTEVANDPRVVARPLAGAGLVNQHMIGCLERRRELRLIQAFLSLAAGL
- a CDS encoding 2-aminoethylphosphonate--pyruvate transaminase, translating into MSNAPILLTPGPLTTSIRTRQAMLVDWGSWDRDFNQLTASVCEQLLAILDASASHHCVPLQGSGTFAVEAAIGTLVPRDGKVLVLINGAYGQRLAKICKVLGRTYSTFETAEDQPTTAADVDRLLAADPAVTHVALIHCETSTGILNPLPEIAQVIKRHGKRLIIDAMSSFGALPIDAREVPFEALIAASGKCLEGVPGMGFVFAEKTALAAAEGNAHSLAMDLHDQHAYMAKTGQWRFTPPTHVVAALHEALQQYNEEGGLPARHQRYADNCKTLLDGMAAIGLRSFLPAEIQAPIIVTFHAPDDARYQFKDFYERVKAKGFILYPGKLTQVETFRVGCIGVVGPDGMQAAVNAVADVLREMEVLDI
- the phnX gene encoding phosphonoacetaldehyde hydrolase, whose protein sequence is MNYSNPTQLQAAILDWAGTVVDFGSFAPTQIFVEAFAEFDVQVSIEEARGPMGMGKWDHIRTLCDVPEIAERYRKVFGRTPTDDDVTALYNRFMPLQIEKIAVHSALIPGALDTLTGLRQGGLKIGSCSGYPKVVMDKVVELAAQNGYVADHVVATDETPNGRPWPAQALANVIALGIDDVAACVKVDDTVPGILEGRRAGMWTVALVCSGNALGLTWEGYRALSAEKLESERKRIHTLFASSRPHYLIDTINELPEVIADINRRLAKGEMPQAC